The genomic stretch AGACCTGCTCCTTGACGTCGGGGTAGTCGGCCTCGATCGTCTCGCGCCCGTCGGAGCCGGGGGAGCCGCCGAAGGTGACGGCCACGTCGACGTCGCCGAGGTACACGGCGAGCATGGCGGCGTCGTGCGAGCCCGCGAAGATGCCGGTCATCTCGGTGTCGGGGTCGATGCCGTACTGGTCGCGCAGGGTCACGTACGGGAACTGGTAGCCGGAGGCGGAGCCGGGGTCGACCCAGGCGATCGTCTTGCCGCGCAGGTCGTCGAACGATTCGATGCCGCTGTCGCAGCGGACGTTGAACTGCGAGCGGTAGGTGGTGCTGCCCTGGCGCACGGAGGCGAGGAGGGGCTCGGCGCCGTGGGCGTCCATCGCCTGCACGAGGCCCGCGGGGCCGAACATGCCCACGTGCACGCGGCCGGTGCCCATGGCCTCGACGAGGCCGACGAAGTTCGTGCTCACGAAGGTCTCGACGGGGATGCCGATGCGCTCGGAGAGCATGGCGGCGATCGGCTCGAGGCTGTCGACGATGGCCTCGGCCTCGCGGCTGGGCACCATGCCGACGACGAGCGTGTCGGGCACCTCGCCTTCCTGGGCGAAGCCCACGTACATCGTGCCGGCGAGCACCAGCGCCAGTAGGGTCTTGACGGTTCGCTTCACTTCGGCCTCCAACTTGTGGCTGTGCGCCCCCCTGGGGGCTCCACGCGGGGTGTGCCCGTGCGCGGCAAGAGTAGCACGCGATGTGAACTCTCTCACGCCCGGCTCAGCGGACGGTCGACTCGCCCTCGTGGCGGCGCGCGGCCCGCGCTTCAGTCCTCGAAGAGCTCCTGGTAGGCGAAGAGAGCGGGCCAGCCGCCGGTGTGGACGAAGACGACGTCGCCGTCGTCGCCCAGCTCGCCGCGGCGCACGAGGTCGATGATGCCGGCGGCGACCTTGCCGGTGTAGACGGGGTCGAGCAGCACGCCCTCGAGGCGGGCGAAGAGCTTGACGGCCTCCACCATGCCCTCGGTCGGCAGCGAGTAGCCGGGGCCGACGTAGCCGTCGACGACCTCCACGTCCTCGGGCCGGACCTCCACCCGCGAGCCGGCCAGCTCGGCCGTGCGGCGGGCGAGGTCGAGGATCTTCGCCTCCTGGGCGTCCTTCGACGCGCGCGTGCTCACGCCCAGCACGCGGACGCCGCTGCTCAGTCCGGTGAGGCCGGCCACGAGGCCCGCGTGCGTGCCGCCCGAGCCGCTGGCCACCACGACGCGGTCGATGACGAGACCCAGCTCGTCGGCCTGCGCCATCAGCTCCTTGGCGGCCGCCACGTAGCCGAGCGCCCCGAGCGGGCCGGAGCCGCCGCCCGGTATGACGTACCCGACGCGCCCGGAGGCGGCCAGGTCGTCGACCTCGGCCTGCATGGCGGCCGACAGGTCCTCGCCGGCCTTCACGACGCTGATGCGCTCGGCGCCCAGGAGGTGGAACAGGAAGTTGTTGCCCGTGGCGTGCTCGTCGTAGCTGCCCGGCACCCGCTCCTCGATGACGAGGCGGCACGCGAGGCCCTCGACTCGGGCCGCGGCGAGGGTCGAGCGGCAGTGGTTCGACTGCACCGCCCCCGTCGTGACGAGCGTGTCGGCGCCGCGCTCCAGCGCGTCGGCGACGAGGAACTCGAGCTTCCTGGCCTTGTTGCCGCCGCCCGCGAGGCCGAGCTCGTCGTCGCGCTTCAGCCAGATCGTCGGCCCTCCCAGGTGGTCGCTGAGGCGCCTCAGCGGGACGAGCGGCGTGGGGTGCTGCGTGTAGCGTCGGCGGGGGAAACGTGAGAGCTGCATGCGCTAGGACCTCCGGGCCCGCGTGCCAGGGTCGGCCGCTCCGCCCGCTCGCGTCGGCGGGCGCTCCGCGGCCGTTCGCGCCGCCGAAGCTACCACGTCCTGGTCGGTAGTCTCATGCTCGCTTCGGCTAGCATGTCCGCCGTGCCTGCAGTGGGCTCGAGCGAGGCCGAGCTCGCCCGCCTCTACGAGTTCGTGGAGGGGGGCTACCGCCGTCCGACGGCGGCGGCGCGGCTGCGCCGCGGCGTCGGCAGACGGCTGCTGCGCCTGCTCGGCGTGGGCAGCGCGCAGGTCGACGCGCCCGAACGCGGCGCGGCCCCCGACCCGCTGACGGCGGTCCACATGCGCGACGCGCCCACGTTCCTCGTGCCCACCGCCTGGTGCCGCAACGTGTCGCTCTTCGGCTTCGGTCCGGGAGCCTTCGACGCCTGGGAGGCCACCGCGCGCCAGGTCGCCGAGCGGCCCGACCTCCCGGCGCAGGAGACCGTGCTGGCGCGCTTCTTCGAGCGCTTCGTGCCGCGCACCGCCGCCGAGCGTCTCTTCTCCTCCCCGGAGCGCGACGTGAGCCGGGTCTCGCCGCTGCACGAGATCGCGGCGGCCGACACGCCGTTCTTCTGGCCCTGGTCCCTGGCCGTGCCGCGTTGGCCGGCGTCGGCGCCCGAGGACCTGCGCCTGAGGAGCCACGGTCCCGTCGGCCCCCGGCTCCTGGAGCTGGAGGTGTGGCGCCTCAAGCGCCTCGTGGCCTCGGTGAGGGAGCACGGCTTCCGCCCCCCGCGCAACGACGGCGTGCGCGGGCAGCTCCTCCTCGCGAACGGGCGGACGCTGTTCCTGATCCGCTCCGGCTTCCACAGGGTCGCGGTCCTGGCCGCCCTCGGCCACGAAGAGGTGCCCGTGAGGTTCGCGGCCGGCATGCAGCGCCTCCTGACCCTCGACCAGCTCCCCACCTGGCCGCTGGTGCGCCAGGGTCTGTTCGCGCCTCGCGAGGCCGAGCTCGTCGTCGAGAGGCTCTTCACCGAGAACGGCAGCGAGATGGCGGCGCGGCTGGGCCTGGTCGCTCACGACGCGTCGGGGCCGGCGCCGGCCCCGGGGCCGCTGGCGGCGTCGCCGCGAGGGTGAGCCGCGGCGCCGAGGCGGCGCGGGGCGCGGTAGGCTGCGCTGTGTCGGCCGCGCGCTGAGCCGCGCTGGGGGCGGCCGAGGAGGACGGCGCATGAGTGTCAGGACCGAGACTTGGCGGGAGGGCGAGGCCCCGGTCGGCGCCCTGCCGCGCAACGAGGGCACGGAGCTGATGCTCGACTGGGTGCAGGCCGCGCGCGTGAACAGGAGCGCGGTCGAGCGCCGGGCCTCGACGCTGACCACGCGCCGCAGCATCAAGAAGCAGTGGCAGGCGGCGTGGCTGCTCAAGGCGATCACGCTCATCGACCTGACGACGCTGTCGGGCGACGACACCCCCGGGCGGGTGCGGCGCCTGTGCGCCAAGGCGCTCAACCCGGTCAGGCGCGACCTGCTCGAGGAGCTCGGCGTGGCCGACCTGGGGCTGACCGTCGGGGCGGTGTGCGTCTACCACGAGATGGTGCCGGTGGCGGTGCAGGCCCTCAAGGGCACGGGGGTGCCCGTGGCCGCGGTCTCGACAGGCTTCCCGGCGGGCCTGTCGCCGTTCGCGACGCGCGTCGAGGAGATCGTGCGCTCGGTCTCGGCCGGCGCCGCCGAGATCGACGTCGTCATCTCGCGCCGGCTGGCGCTGACGCACGACTGGCAGGGGCTCTACGACGAGCTGAGGAGCTTCCGCGAGGCCTGCGGCGAGGCGCACATGAAGGTGATCCTGGCCACGGGCGAGCTGGGGACCCTGCGCAACGTCTACCGCGCCAGCCTCGTCGCCATGATGGCGGGCGCCGACTTCATCAAGACCTCCACGGGCAAGGAGTCGGTGAACGCGACCCTGCCCGTGAGCCTGACGATGGTCAGGGCGATCCGCGAGTACCACGAGCGCACCGGACAGGCCGTCGGCTTCAAGCCGGCGGGCGGCCTGCGCACGGCGAAGGACGCGCTGGCCTGGATGACCCTGATGCGCGAGGAGCTCGGGCGGCGCTGGCTCGAGCCCGACCTGCTGAGGTTCGGCGCCAGCTCGCTGCTGGCCGACATCGAGCGCCAGCTCGAGCACCACGTCACCGGGCGCTACTCGGCGTTCCACCGCCACCCGCTCGGGTGAGGCAGGGGGCTTAGGGATGACGGTTCGCGAGATCTTCGAGACCCTCGACTACGGGCCCGCGCCGGAGGCGGCCGACCTGGCCGAGGCCTGGCTGGAGCGCCACGGGCGGAGGTTCGGGCACTTCATCGGCGGACGCTTCACGGAGCCCGGCGAGACCTTCGCCACCCACCACCCCGGCGACGCCTCCGAGCTCGCCCAGGTGACCCAGGGCACGGCTGAGGACGTGGACGCGGCGGTGAAGGCGGCGCGCGCGGCGCTGCCGCGCTGGCAGGAGCTGGGCGGCCACGGGCGCGCCCGCTACCTCTACGCCCTGGCCAGGCACGTGCAGAAGCACGCGCGCCTGCTGGCCGTCCTCGAGTCGCTCGACAACGGCAAGCCGATCCGCGAGACCCGCGACATCGACGTGCCGCTAGTGGCGCGGCACTTCTACCACCACGCCGGCTGGGCGCAGCTCTTGGAGCGCGAGTTCCCCGGCTACGAGGCGGTGGGCGTGTGCGGCCAGGTGATCCCCTGGAACTTCCCGCTGCTGATGCTGGCCTGGAAGGTCGCGCCCGCCCTGGCCGCCGGCAACACCGTGGTCCTCAAGCCCGCCGAGTTCACGCCCTTGACGGCGCTGGCCTTCGCCGAGCTGGCGCAGGAGGTGGGCCTCCCGGAGGGCGTGCTGAACGTGATCACCGGCGACGGGCGCACCGGCGCGGCGCTGGTCGCCCACCAGGGCCTCGACAAGGTCGCGTTCACCGGCTCGACCGAGGTGGGGAGGATCATCCGCCGCGAGACGGCCGGACGCGAGCTGAAGCTCTCGCTGGAGCTGGGCGGTAAGTCGCCGTTCATCGTCTTCGACGACGCCGACCTCGACTCGGCGGTCGAGGGCGTGGTGGACGCCATCTGGTTCAACCAGGGCCAGGTCTGCTGTGCCGGCAGCCGGCTCCTCGTGCAGGAGAGCGTCGCGGCGCGCATGGAGGCGAAGCTGCGCGAGCGCATGGAGCGCCTGCGGGAGGGGCCCTCGCTGGACAAGTCGATCGACGTCGGCGCGATCATCGCGCCCGTCCAGCTCGAGAAGATCACCAGGCTCGTCGAGGAGGGCAGGGCCTCGGGGGCCACCTGCTTCCAGCCGTCGTGGGCGGCCCCGAAGGATGGCTGGTACTTCCCGCCGACCCTGTTCACGAACGTCTCGCCCGCCGCGACGATCGCGCAGGAGGAGATCTTCGGGCCCGTCATCGTCAGCCTCACCTTCCGCACGCCGGCGGAGGCCGTGGAGCTCGCCAACGACACGCGCTACGGCCTGGCCGCCAGCGTGTGGACGGAGAACGTGAACCTGGCCCTCGACATCGCCCCGCAGCTCAAGGCCGGCGTCGTGTGGGTGAACTCGACGAACCTCTTCGACGCCGCGGCCGGCTTCGGCGGCTACCGCGAGTCCGGCTTCGGCCGCGAAGGCGGCCGCGAGGGCATGTACGAGTACCTCAGGCCCGCTTTCGAGAGGGAGCTGCCGTACTACGGCGAGGGCGAGCTCGCCGCTCCGGCCAGCGCCGCGGCGCTGGGCGAGGGCCGTCCGGCGGGCGAGGACGGCGCCCCGAGCGTGGACCGCACGGCCAAGGTGTACGTGGGCGGGGTGCAGAGGCGGCCCGACGCCGACTACAGCTACCCGGTCCTGAGCCCGAGCGGCGAGCGCGTGGGCGAGGCGCCGCTCGCGAACCGCAAGGACGTGCGCGACGCGGTG from Trueperaceae bacterium encodes the following:
- a CDS encoding phosphate/phosphite/phosphonate ABC transporter substrate-binding protein; the encoded protein is MKRTVKTLLALVLAGTMYVGFAQEGEVPDTLVVGMVPSREAEAIVDSLEPIAAMLSERIGIPVETFVSTNFVGLVEAMGTGRVHVGMFGPAGLVQAMDAHGAEPLLASVRQGSTTYRSQFNVRCDSGIESFDDLRGKTIAWVDPGSASGYQFPYVTLRDQYGIDPDTEMTGIFAGSHDAAMLAVYLGDVDVAVTFGGSPGSDGRETIEADYPDVKEQVCILGYSADIPNDGMVVVPDLDDGLKEKIAQAFIDIADTPEGEALTQALFNVTEFARVDDPSVYDVVREVSRTFQQQ
- a CDS encoding D-cysteine desulfhydrase, which codes for MQLSRFPRRRYTQHPTPLVPLRRLSDHLGGPTIWLKRDDELGLAGGGNKARKLEFLVADALERGADTLVTTGAVQSNHCRSTLAAARVEGLACRLVIEERVPGSYDEHATGNNFLFHLLGAERISVVKAGEDLSAAMQAEVDDLAASGRVGYVIPGGGSGPLGALGYVAAAKELMAQADELGLVIDRVVVASGSGGTHAGLVAGLTGLSSGVRVLGVSTRASKDAQEAKILDLARRTAELAGSRVEVRPEDVEVVDGYVGPGYSLPTEGMVEAVKLFARLEGVLLDPVYTGKVAAGIIDLVRRGELGDDGDVVFVHTGGWPALFAYQELFED
- the deoC gene encoding deoxyribose-phosphate aldolase, which produces MSVRTETWREGEAPVGALPRNEGTELMLDWVQAARVNRSAVERRASTLTTRRSIKKQWQAAWLLKAITLIDLTTLSGDDTPGRVRRLCAKALNPVRRDLLEELGVADLGLTVGAVCVYHEMVPVAVQALKGTGVPVAAVSTGFPAGLSPFATRVEEIVRSVSAGAAEIDVVISRRLALTHDWQGLYDELRSFREACGEAHMKVILATGELGTLRNVYRASLVAMMAGADFIKTSTGKESVNATLPVSLTMVRAIREYHERTGQAVGFKPAGGLRTAKDALAWMTLMREELGRRWLEPDLLRFGASSLLADIERQLEHHVTGRYSAFHRHPLG
- a CDS encoding aldehyde dehydrogenase family protein, encoding MTVREIFETLDYGPAPEAADLAEAWLERHGRRFGHFIGGRFTEPGETFATHHPGDASELAQVTQGTAEDVDAAVKAARAALPRWQELGGHGRARYLYALARHVQKHARLLAVLESLDNGKPIRETRDIDVPLVARHFYHHAGWAQLLEREFPGYEAVGVCGQVIPWNFPLLMLAWKVAPALAAGNTVVLKPAEFTPLTALAFAELAQEVGLPEGVLNVITGDGRTGAALVAHQGLDKVAFTGSTEVGRIIRRETAGRELKLSLELGGKSPFIVFDDADLDSAVEGVVDAIWFNQGQVCCAGSRLLVQESVAARMEAKLRERMERLREGPSLDKSIDVGAIIAPVQLEKITRLVEEGRASGATCFQPSWAAPKDGWYFPPTLFTNVSPAATIAQEEIFGPVIVSLTFRTPAEAVELANDTRYGLAASVWTENVNLALDIAPQLKAGVVWVNSTNLFDAAAGFGGYRESGFGREGGREGMYEYLRPAFERELPYYGEGELAAPASAAALGEGRPAGEDGAPSVDRTAKVYVGGVQRRPDADYSYPVLSPSGERVGEAPLANRKDVRDAVEAALKGDRWSRMTAHARAQVVYYVAENLALRAPEFEERIRAMSGVGRKVAAWEVQRSVERLFIYAAYADKYDGDVHPTPYRNVTLAMNEPYDVLGVVCPDEAPLLAFVSLVFPGLAMGCRVVAVPSSRWPLAATDLYQVLDTSDLPAGALSILPGDRDELAQVLARHDGVEALWYFGSREGSAMVERESAGNLKATWVNHGRRRDWFDPEQGEGREFLRRAVRVKNIWVPYGE